The following proteins come from a genomic window of Methanobacterium sp.:
- a CDS encoding DUF1802 family protein produces MKSTHKCLKEWNATIEALGQRKQTILIRNYKTNVTEFLLYPTVSYALKDDYLESFQGEYQDFVQSNSLPDKKGDKVLIKYFATLEEIVEKLVSRIPSPKHYIWTRDHVKNYMTGKTAYIWILRVYELKEPYWAEPTPGALRYANLKEEVSLKGMEPVLNDTEFVKLSKI; encoded by the coding sequence ATGAAATCAACACACAAATGCCTTAAAGAATGGAACGCAACCATCGAAGCATTAGGTCAAAGAAAACAGACTATACTAATCAGAAACTATAAGACTAACGTTACCGAGTTTCTATTGTATCCCACTGTGAGTTATGCTCTGAAGGATGATTATTTGGAAAGTTTTCAGGGCGAATATCAGGACTTTGTCCAGTCAAACTCTCTGCCAGATAAGAAAGGGGATAAAGTTCTCATTAAATACTTCGCAACATTGGAAGAGATTGTGGAGAAACTTGTTTCCAGGATTCCATCACCTAAACATTACATCTGGACCAGAGATCATGTGAAAAACTACATGACTGGTAAAACTGCTTACATCTGGATCCTGCGGGTTTACGAGTTAAAAGAACCTTACTGGGCTGAACCTACTCCGGGAGCTCTTAGGTATGCTAACTTAAAGGAAGAAGTTTCTCTTAAGGGTATGGAACCTGTTTTAAATGATACTGAGTTTGTTAAGCTATCTAAGATTTAA